The following are encoded together in the Lactuca sativa cultivar Salinas chromosome 1, Lsat_Salinas_v11, whole genome shotgun sequence genome:
- the LOC111900934 gene encoding uncharacterized protein LOC111900934, translating into MRLLNDDSCSMTDFTISKFAAWLIIIGDRDIGQPDPTDDEYTKWIDIPSSFLIRRGDKALEKLIHFVYGDEILKHPSASTLSVGAIVCPKYDTTYEIKKVILKVSPGETKFYKSVDAIMSNGIQFVEFEAFYPVEYLNQLNFVSVLPHELSLKIGTPIMVLININQREWLCNGTRLMVSQLLPNVIVATIISGTCIGNQEYIPRIKFIHKAPDILFASIRQQFQVKVCYVMTINKSQDRSLKKIGVYLPQSVFTHGQLYVALSQATSPDSIKVLIHPNANSRHNKTKNVVKKLLSAYRKECTDIPERFNHSAIKNAPSPVLLAITNVKVTLVAGTLRLGTTSMSHMYINPPIRDVTALLERFKLVATIADQTDSMNAILSDNVTQKLLGARLDELITKDNLDHWKTLTLLSEKSKSFPIRMTVRMTKTSTHNNIRFMIHGVEDNVVQQPLVLTTPPTNISLPSDPVD; encoded by the exons ATGAGATTGCTAAATGATGACTCATGCTCTATGACAGATTTCACTATCTCAAAATTTGCAGCTTGGTTAATCATTATTGGAGATAGAGACATAGGCCAACCAGATCCCACTGATGATGAATACACAAAATGGATTGATATCCCATCCTCATTTCTTATACGCCGAGGAGACAAGGCATTGGAAAAGTTAATACATTTTGTTTACGGAGACGAGATTTTGAAACATCCATCTGCCTCCACTCTATCGGTTGGGGCAATTGTTTGTCCTAAATATGATACCACTTATGAAATAAAGAAAGTTATTTTGAAGGTTTCTCCTGGAGAAACAAAATTTTACAAAAGTGTTGATGCCATCATGTCAAACGGAATTCAATTTGTAGAATTTGAAGCTTTCTATCCAGTTGAATATTTGAATCAATTGAACTTTGTCAGTGTACTTCCTCATGAATTATCACTCAAAATTGGCACACCCATCATGGTTTTAATAAACATTAACCAAAGGGAATGGTTGTGCAATGGTACACGATTAATGGTATCTCAGTTGCTACCAAATGTAATAGTTGCAACTATCATTTCTGGAACATGCATTGGGAACCAAGAATATATACCTCGTATTAAATTTATCCACAAAGCTCCAGACATACTGTTCGCTTCTATCAGACAACAATTTCAAGTAAAGGTTTGCTATGTTATGACAATTAACAAAAGTCAGGATCGGTCGTTAAAGAAGATTGGTGTTTACCTACCTCAATCGGTTTTCACACATGGTCAACTTTATGTTGCTTTGTCTCAAGCCACATCTCCAGACTCTATTAAAGTTCTCATACACCCTAATGCTAACAGTAGACACAACAAAACAAAAAATG TGGTGAAGAAATTACTATCAGCTTATAGGAAAGAATGCACAGACATACCTGAAAGGTTCAATCATTCTGCTATTAAAAATGCACCTAGTCCAGTTTTACTTGCTATAACAAATGTTAAAGTTACACTTGTTGCCG GTACACTGAGACTAGGAACAACAAGTATGAGTCACATGTACATCAATCCACCTATCAGAGACGTAACCGCACTTCTCGAGAG ATTCAAACTTGTTGCAACAATAGCTGACCAAACCGACTCTATGAACGCCATACTATCTGACAATGTTACACAAAAGCTATTAGGAGCACGATTGGATGAATTGATAACAAAAGACAATCTTGATCATTGGAAAACATTGACATTGCTATCTGAGAAAAGTAAAAGTTTTCCAATCAGAATGACAGTGCGTATGACGAAAACATCCACGCATAACAACATTCGCTTCATGATACATGGCGTTGAAGACAATGTGGTTCAACAACCTCTAGTTCTTACAACACCTCCCACAAACATTTCATTACCCTCAGACCCAGTGGACTAA